Proteins encoded together in one Lathyrus oleraceus cultivar Zhongwan6 chromosome 5, CAAS_Psat_ZW6_1.0, whole genome shotgun sequence window:
- the LOC127080466 gene encoding probable 20S rRNA accumulation protein 4, giving the protein MAKVWLGMPGPWANDYREPSDPFTTKIGGFPDWPIPIDAINADLLRCSTCSNSLSLVAQVYAPLSHHHQRVLFVFGCVSPKCATSWRVLRLQKMADIDTSQHKQQQAEVQTLNSESDEDESEEDMSFEELANALIQAGNLASSNSKSKNKSQRKKCQQHSFSTTASFHNHNHNNNDIPVVPCFYIYTQEEPSSTRDISSVCSSYSSLSIKGNGNSGEDNLQAEETWEKEQYEYDKALTADRTYLKFKKRLDAYPEQCFRYSYGGKPILAVAGEINPGNCRLCGRPRTFEMQLMSPLLYFLQEALDDQHRQMVGNWDWMTLLVYTCSESCCEEIKQVKSNCDGWIISEEAVVAQCEESMPIQPGYFS; this is encoded by the exons ATGGCGAAAGTCTGGCTAGGAATGCCAGGACCATGGGCCAACGATTATCGCGAACCATCTGATCCTTTTACAACCAAAATCGGAGGCTTCCCG GATTGGCCCATTCCCATTGACGCCATCAATGCCGATTTGCTTCGATGTTCTACATGTTCTAATAGCCTCTCCCTTGTTGCACAAGTTTATGCTCCTCTTTCTCATCATCATCAACGCGTTCTTTTCGTCTTCGGTTGCGTTTCGCCCAAATGTGCAACCTCATGGCGAGTTCTTCGACTTCAGAAAATGGCTGACATTGACACatctcaacataaacaacaacaagCCGAAGTTCAAACTCTCAATTCGGAGTCCGATGAAGACGAAAGTGAAGAGGATATGAGTTTTGAAGAACTGGCCAATGCACTCATTCAAGCCGGAAATTTGGCTTCTTCTAATTCTAAATCTAAGAACAAGAGTCAACGGAAAAAGTGCCAACAGCACAGTTTCTCTACAACAGCTTcctttcataatcataatcataatAATAATGATATTCCAG TGGTGCCTTGCTTTTATATATACACACAGGAAGAGCCATCTTCTACCCGGGATATTAGTTCGGTATGCTCTAGCTATTCATCACTTTCTATTAAGGGGAATGGAAATTCTGGTGAGGATAATTTGCAAGCTGAAGAAACCTGGGAAAAGGAACAGTATGAATATGATAAAGCTTTGACTGCTGATAGAACTTACCTCAAGTTCAAGAAACGGTTGGATGCATATCCTGAGCAGTGTTTCAG ATACTCGTATGGTGGCAAACCAATTTTAGCTGTAGCTGGTGAAATAAACCCTGGAAATTGTAGGCTTTGTGGAAGACCGAGGACATTTGAGATGCAACTAATGTCCCCATTACTATACTTTTTACAGGAAGCACTTGATGATCAACATAGGCAAATGGTTGGAAACTGGGATTGGATGACCCTGCTCGTATATACTTGTTCGGAG AGTTGTTGTGAAGAGATCAAACAAGTGAAGTCCAATTGCGATGGCTGGATCATATCAGAGGAAGCTGTTGTAGCTCAATGTGAGGAGTCTATGCCCATTCAGCCGGGCTATTTCTCATGA